From a single Apium graveolens cultivar Ventura chromosome 2, ASM990537v1, whole genome shotgun sequence genomic region:
- the LOC141686062 gene encoding formin-like protein 3 — translation MVIIRGAMNDNRVRLLVLVITFLCSLVAGSHEANRKFADSFSGNGITWNHYEEIDDYTEEQMWRHCREELLEFAKAYEYSDFSTVPALNKVGSDVKLIKKRILHKAIADLPRVKDTLLNCLDKGLSQSQPSETNSVLINWHKLFLDWPRFPRRYLQGKTRPHNHHKLKHHNYEPSERKPTTTAPRHAGVPRLPQPPSPHNASSTPAKPQFASTTLDIKPNRSLRNTLHDAPHGSTAITSSELTESLFRISATSNTQTTHRLLAALEQVQKEDKSPQSSPTKSPSPSPTENPNSPAPSPSSPGKSESPAPSSPEESKSPAPSSPEESKSPAPSFPGKGKPPKHSPKKSESPASSPAKPRPKNHAPTTSEAKYESKKTDNKSAVIAGCSVAGAIVVALLLLCCVRKRREKVGARDGQRDDKPFLNLWSSDHSAGSSRTQNGVRNTYKTRSNSSNNGNNLHIGSGNPVSEGQLSGASGIGNLPLPPGKRTAPPSPAAVQPPTPPPLPPPKPPASPEPPPPPKPAARPPPQPPKPVNVPSPLGPNSKLRTSKAAAESSEDQKAKLKPFFWDKVLANPDQSMVWHDIKAGSFQCNEDLMESLFGYRAAPEQPKIERKKEPVAFEVPKYIQIIDPRKAQNLSILLRALNVTTDEVCEAILEGNELPAELIQTLLKMAPTADEELKLRLFSGEFSQLGPAEQFLKTLVDIPFAFKRLESLLFMCSVQEEVSSVKESLAGIEVACNEIRNSRVFLKLLEAVLKTGNRMNDGTYRGGAQAFKLDTLLKLSDVKGTDGKTTLLHFVVLEIIRSEGIRAARKVRRSQSITAVKTEDILEDSTKETAEYVRGLGLQVISNLSNELEHVKKAALVDGEVLRSSVLKLGQSLKQSKDFLENEMGSLDEESEFRVTLGSFVQQAEDDIIWLLEEEKKISSLVRSTSDYFHGTAGKDDGLRLFVIVRDFLVMVDKVCNEVKRSSANSIKVTKKLDSTSQESHQTPSPNPQQNLFPAIKEHRQNNSSSSDLSSSDDES, via the exons ATGGTAATTATTCGAGGAGCAATGAACGATAACAGGGTTCGTTTGTTGGTTCTTGTTATTACTTTTCTTTGCTCTTTGGTGGCCGGAAGTCATGAGGCCAACCGGAAATTTGCTGATAGTTTTTCAGGAAATGGGATCACTTGGAATCATTATGAAGAGATTGACGATTACACG GAAGAGCAAATGTGGCGTCACTGCAGGGAAGAACTACTAGAATTTGCAAAGGCTTATGAATACTCTGACTTCTCTACTGTACCTGCTCTGAATAAGGTTGGATCGGATGTAAAATTAATAAAGAAGAGAATTCTACACAAGGCTATTGCTGATTTGCCTCGTGTCAAAGACACTCTTTTAAATTGCCTGGACAAGGGACTTTCTCAATCACAACCTTCTGAGACAAACTCTGTGCTTATCAATTGGCATAAGCTGTTTCTTGATTGGCCCAGATTTCCTAGAAGGTATCTACAAGGGAAAACTCGCCCTCATAATCACCATAAACTTAAACACCATAACTATGAACCTAGTGAAAGAAAGCCAACAACAACAGCTCCCAGGCATGCTGGAGTTCCACGTCTTCCTCAACCTCCAAGTCCTCATAATGCATCATCCACTCCTGCTAAACCACAATTTGCATCCACTACACTAGACATAAAACCTAACAGATCTTTACGAAACACACTTCATGATGCCCCTCATGGTTCTACTGCTATTACCTCTTCAGAATTAACGGAGTCACTTTTCCGCATTTCTGCCACCTCCAACACTCAAACTACGCACCGTCTTTTAGCGGCTTTGGAACAGGTGCAAAAAGAAGACAAATCACCTCAATCTTCACCAACGAAATCACCATCACCATCACCAACGGAAAATCCTAATTCACCAGCACCTTCACCTTCATCACCAGGGAAAAGTGAATCACCTGCACCTTCATCGCCAGAGGAAAGCAAATCACCTGCACCTTCATCGCCAGAGGAAAGTAAATCACCTGCACCTTCATTTCCTGGAAAAGGTAAACCACCTAAACATTCACCAAAAAAAAGTGAATCGCCTGCATCTTCGCCTGCCAAGCCTCGTCCAAAAAATCATGCTCCCACAACTAGTGAAGCAAAGTATGAGAGCAAAAAGACCGACAATAAATCTGCTGTTATTGCTGGATGTTCAGTAGCAGGAGCAATCGTCGTCGCTCTCTTATTGTTATGCTGTGTCAGGAAGAGGAGGGAAAAAGTTGGGGCAAGAGACGGGCAGAGGGATGACAAGCCTTTCCTTAACTTATGGTCAAGTGATCATTCTGCTG GTTCTTCAAGAACGCAAAATGGTGTCAGAAATACATATAAAACAAGATCCAATTCCTCAAATAATGGAAATAATTTGCACATTGGGTCTGGCAATCCAGTTTCCGAAGGTCAATTATCAGGTGCATCTGGAATAGGAAACTTACCACTTCCTCCTGGAAAAAGAACAGCTCCTCCATCCCCTGCAGCTGTTCAACCGCCAACACCTCCTCCTCTTCCTCCCCCTAAACCTCCTGCTTCCCCGGAGCCTCCACCACCCCCCAAGCCTGCTGCTCGTCCACCACCTCAGCCACCAAAACCAGTTAACGTGCCTTCACCTCTTGGACCAAATTCTAAGCTTCGTACTTCCAAAGCTGCTGCTGAAAGTAGTGAGGATCAGAAAGCAAAGCTAAAGCCATTCTTTTGGGACAAGGTTCTTGCCAACCCTGATCAATCCATGGTTTGGCATGACATCAAAGCCGGGTCCTTCCA GTGCAACGAGGACTTGATGGAAAGTCTATTTGGTTATAGAGCTGCGCCTGAGCAACCCAAAATTGAGCGTAAGAAAGAGCCAGTAGCCTTTGAAGTTCCTAAATATATTCAGATTATCGATCCCAGGAAAGCACAAAATTTATCAATTCTATTAAGAGCGCTGAATGTGACAACTGATGAAGTTTGCGAGGCCATTTTGGAAG GTAACGAACTTCCCGCTGAGCTTATTCAAACTTTGTTGAAGATGGCACCAACAGCAGATGAAGAACTAAAGCTGAGGTTATTCAGTGGGGAGTTTTCTCAACTTGGTCCTGCTGAACAATTCCTTAAAACCCTGGTTGATATTCCGTTTGCCTTCAAGCGCCTGGAGTCATTGTTGTTTATGTGCAGTGTTCAGGAGGAGGTTTCATCTGTAAAAGAATCCTTAGCAGGCATAGAG GTAGCATGCAACGAGATTAGGAACAGCAGGGTGTTCCTGAAACTCCTAGAAGCAGTCCTTAAAACTGGGAATCGTATGAATGATGGTACTTACCGAGGTGGCGCACAGGCATTTAAGCTTGACACACTCTTGAAACTATCAGATGTTAAAGGTACAGATGGGAAGACCACACTTCTTCACTTTGTCGTTCTTGAAATAATTCGATCCGAGGGCATACGAGCTGCACGTAAAGTAAGACGGAGTCAAAGCATCACCGCCGTGAAAACAGAAGATATACTTGAGGATTCGACTAAGGAAACAGCAGAGTATGTACGCGGCCTTGGTCTTCAGGTCATTTCAAATTTAAGCAATGAGCTTGAGCACGTAAAGAAGGCAGCACTTGTAGATGGTGAAGTGCTAAGATCAAGTGTTCTTAAACTTGGCCAATCTCTGAAACAATCTAAAGATTTCTTGGAAAATGAGATGGGTAGTTTAGATGAAGAAAGTGAGTTCCGTGTGACATTAGGTAGTTTTGTGCAGCAGGCAGAAGATGATATCATTTGGTTGTTAGAAGAGGAAAAGAAGATAAGTTCTCTTGTCAGAAGCACAAGTGATTACTTCCATGGTACCGCAGGAAAAGATGACGGCTTACGTTTGTTTGTTATTGTTCGGGATTTCTTGGTAATGGTGGATAAAGTGTGTAATGAGGTTAAAAGATCTTCAGCAAATTCAATAAAGGTTACCAAGAAACTAGATTCAACTTCACAGGAATCTCACCAAACACCTTCACCAAACCCTCAACAAAACCTGTTTCCTGCAATTAAGGAGCATCGGCAAAACAATTCCAGTTCTTCAGATTTAAGTTCTTCCGATGATGAAAGTTGA
- the LOC141707053 gene encoding pentatricopeptide repeat-containing protein At3g29230-like has translation MSLPSLKLLGNFKTLVLLQTSKPMSQIHQIHAQLITTNLFNDPIIISQLLYTLTSKCLNITYAETIFTQVLEPKTNMYNTLIKCFMFNSKPKRVFNYYIKMRGNGLLGDHYTYPFVLKACVDPTILYTTRKCVGEGNGGWEGRQVHGVIVKGGFEWDVFVRNGLIGLYCRVRKMDFSMLLFEGFSRKDLVSWNLMLSGYVRCGELGNAEKLFDEMIERDVVSWSVMIDGYKRKGEVARARALFDSMPTRDLISWNSIIDAYVKAGDMQSAYELFDNMNERNVISWSIIIDGYVKHGNSKKSLDIFRQMLCQGVKPDKISIAGAVSACAQLGALDQGRWIHMYTKKNKIVVDIVVQTALVDMYMKCGRVEEASSIFSNMKERNVVTWNVMISGLGMNGFGRAALDCFSQMEMTGIPMDDLIFVSVLTACSHAGLIVEGLDIFCRMETWGIEPKLEHYGCLIDLLGRAGQLDKALNIIDTMPMKQNAELWGSLLLACRIHHNVALAEVVVERLKELKADDCGVYVLMSNIYADVGKWEGVGRVRKVMREQNLKKNSGKSVIEIGSAIEEFTSGRRLQIQSEDIAKVLWSLLEVMNLDE, from the exons ATGTCTCTCCCTTCCCTGAAACTCCTAGGAAACTTTAAAACTCTAGTATTGCTTCAGACATCTAAACCCATGTCTCAAATCCATCAAATTCATGCACAATTAatcaccactaacttgtttaatgACCCAATAATCATTAGCCAATTGCTTTACACACTAACATCAAAATGCTTAAACATCACTTATGCAGAAACTATATTCACTCAGGTTCTAGAACCAAAAACTAACATGTATAACACATTGATAAAATGTTTTATGTTCAACTCAAAACCCAAAAGGGTCTTTAATTATTACATTAAAATGCGTGGAAATGGACTCTTAGGTGATCATTATACATACCCTTTTGTCCTTAAGGCGTGTGTAGACCCGACAATTTTGTACACGACACGAAAATGTGTGGGAGAAGGGAATGGGGGGTGGGAAGGGAGACAAGTACATGGGGTGATTGTGAAGGGGGGTTTTGAGTGGGATGTGTTTGTGAGAAATGGGTTGATTGGATTGTATTGTAGAGTTAGAAAAATGGACTTTTCTATGTTGTTGTTTGAGGGGTTTAGTAGGAAGGACTTGGTTTCTTGGAATTTGATGTTAAGCGGGTATGTTAGGTGTGGAGAATTAGGGAATGCTGAGAAGTTGTTTGATGAAATGATCGAAAGAGATGTTGTTTCGTGGTCTGTTATGATTGATGGTTACAAG AGGAAAGGTGAAGTTGCTCGTGCTAGAGCACTTTTTGATAGCATGCCTACAAGGGATTTAATTTCCTGGAATTCCATAATAGATGCTTATGTAAAGGCTGGAGATATGCAGTCAGCTTATGAGCTGTTTGATAACATGAATGAGAGAAATGTGATTTCTTGGAGCATAATCATAGACGGctatgttaagcatggaaattcGAAGAAAAGCTTAGATATCTTCAGGCAGATGCTTTGTCAAGGAGTGAAACCTGATAAGATATCTATTGCAGGTGCAGTATCAGCCTGTGCCCAGTTAGGTGCTCTGGATCAAGGAAGATGGATTCATATGTACACAAAGAAGAACAAAATCGTAGTAGATATTGTAGTTCAGACTGCTCTAGTGGACATGTACATGAAATGTGGTAGAGTTGAGGAGGCTTCGTCAATATTCAGCAATATGAAAGAGAGAAATGTTGTTACATGGAATGTGATGATATCTGGACTTGGAATGAATGGATTTGGAAGGGCAGCGTTAGATTGCTTTTCTCAAATGGAGATGACTGGAATACCGATGGATGATTTAATTTTTGTTAGTGTTTTAACAGCATGTAGTCATGCAGGTCTCATAGTGGAAGGTTTAGATATCTTTTGTAGAATGGAGACGTGGGGGATTGAGCCAAAGCTTGAACACTATGGTTGCTTAATTGACCTTCTTGGTCGTGCAGGACAGCTAGATAAAGCTCTAAATATTATAGACACCATGCCTATGAAACAAAATGCAGAGCTTTGGGGTTCTCTTCTACTGGCTTGTCGAATTCATCATAATGTAGCTCTTGCTGAAGTTGTTGTAGAGAGACTGAAGGAACTAAAAGCGGATGATTGTGGTGTTTATGTCCTCATGTCGAACATATATGCTGATGTTGGGAAGTGGGAGGGTGTGGGGAGGGTGCGAAAAGTAATGAGAGAGCAAAACTTGAAGAAAAATAGTGGAAAGAGTGTCATTGAGATAGGCAGTGCCATTGAGGAGTTCACAAGTGGCCGAAGATTGCAAATACAAAGTGAAGATATAGCTAAAGTTCTCTGGAGCTTGTTAGAGGTGATGAATTTGGATGAATGA
- the LOC141707054 gene encoding xyloglucan endotransglucosylase protein 6-like translates to MVAKMTMWVCFGLVMLMGSGSVSSSKFDELFQPGWAMDHFVYEGDTLKMKLDNFSGAGFSSKNKYMFGKVTVDIKLVEGDSAGTVTAFYMSSDGPKHHEFDFEFLGNTTGEPYVVQTNVYVNGVGNREQRLNLWFDPSTDFHSYSILWNQRQVVFLVDETPIRVHSNLEHKGLPYPKDQAMGVYSSIWNADDWATQGGRVKTDWSHAPFIASYTNFKIDGCECQATVNAANLLQQCSSNAEKKFWWDEPRLAELSVHQSHELLWVRANHMIYDYCTDATRFPVTPVECQHHHHQH, encoded by the exons ATGGTTGCTAAAATGACAATGTGGGTGTGTTTTGGTTTGGTAATGTTGATGGGTTCAGGATCAGTTAGCTCATCTAAATTTGATGAGCTTTTTCAACCTGGTTGGGCCATGGACCATTTTGTTTATGAAGGAGACACTCTTAAAATGAAACTCGACAACTTTTCTG GAGCGGGGTTCTCATCGAAAAACAAGTACATGTTTGGAAAAGTGACAGTCGATATTAAACTTGTGGAGGGTGATTCAGCCGGAACAGTCACTGCCTTTTAT ATGTCCTCAGACGGTCCGAAACACCACgaatttgattttgaatttctggGTAATACAACTGGTGAACCTTATGTGGTTCAGACAAATGTTTATGTTAATGGTGTGGGCAACAGGGAACAAAGATTAAACCTCTGGTTCGACCCCAGCACAGACTTCCACTCGTATTCGATCCTATGGAACCAGCGCCAAGTTGT ATTTTTAGTGGACGAGACACCGATTAGAGTACACTCGAACTTGGAACACAAGGGTCTGCCATACCCAAAAGACCAAGCCATGGGCGTGTATAGTTCAATTTGGAATGCAGATGACTGGGCTACACAGGGTGGCCGTGTCAAAACAGATTGGTCTCATGCGCCATTTATCGCTTCCTACACCAACTTTAAAATCGATGGTTGTGAGTGCCAGGCCACGGTGAATGCAGCTAACTTGTTACAACAGTGCAGTAGTAATGCCGAAAAGAAGTTCTGGTGGGATGAGCCTAGATTGGCTGAGTTGAGTGTGCATCAAAGCCATGAGCTCTTGTGGGTTCGTGCTAACCATATGATTTATGATTATTGTACCGATGCTACTAGGTTCCCGGTGACTCCGGTCGAGTGCCAACATCATCATCACCAGCATTAG
- the LOC141705846 gene encoding fasciclin-like arabinogalactan protein 21 — translation METSSSSCCHWWHALLYFAMSITLAIIITTSFHSHPNSPTPTQSSIKHQLSLNATHVLKSHGFNLIATLLQTSPDLFLSSQQSTVFAIQDRAISDSLVSSSALKQLLLYHIVPTKYTFQELLRKPQNSCLETLLGRKKTVVTRSSWRKKSVEINNVLITHPDLFLQGPVSIHGVLKPFSSLNQDWDHLESPICVSSLRHHHHQRNLVPKNNIEWPRIIHLLRSKGYVPFAMGLNSVIEGIIQDFKDLDSVTILAPPDLPFLASASPVLQRIVKFHILPRRFSFAELAEFPEKASLRTLLDHKDLQITTSSGFSQIVAINGVEIASPDVFASDKFVIHGISEVFPMEYGELSNVL, via the coding sequence ATGGAGACATCATCATCTTCTTGTTGTCACTGGTGGCACGCTCTCTTGTATTTCGCAATGTCGATAACATTAGCTATAATCATCACCACTTCTTTCCATTCACATCCCAACTCTCCAACACCTACACAATCATCCATCAAACACCAACTCTCTTTGAACGCCACTCATGTCTTAAAATCTCATGGCTTCAATCTCATTGCCACTCTCCTCCAAACCTCCCCTGATCTCTTCCTTTCCTCGCAACAATCCACTGTTTTCGCTATCCAAGATCGTGCCATTTCCGACTCTTTAGTCTCTTCTTCTGCACTCAAACAACTCCTGCTCTACCACATTGTACCTACAAAATATACATTTCAAGAACTGCTGAGGAAGCCACAGAATTCTTGTCTTGAGACCCTTTTAGGACGCAAAAAGACTGTTGTTACGCGATCAAGTTGGAGAAAGAAATCAGTTGAGATCAACAATGTGTTGATCACTCACCCTGATTTGTTTCTTCAAGGACCTGTGTCGATTCATGGTGTGCTGAAGCCTTTTTCTTCATTGAATCAAGATTGGGATCATCTTGAATCTCCCATTTGTGTCTCCAGTTTGAGACACCATCATCATCAACGAAACCTAGTTCCCAAGAACAATATAGAATGGCCAAGAATAATCCACCTGTTAAGATCGAAAGGGTACGTTCCGTTTGCCATGGGATTAAATTCAGTCATTGAGGGGATTATTCAGGATTTTAAAGATTTAGATTCAGTGACTATTCTAGCTCCTCCTGATTTACCATTTCTGGCATCAGCTTCACCTGTACTACAGAGAATTGTGAAATTTCATATCCTGCCTCGGAGATTTTCTTTCGCTGAATTGGCTGAATTTCCTGAAAAGGCTTCATTGAGAACATTACTTGATCATAAAGATCTGCAGATTACGACGAGTTCAGGTTTTTCCCAGATAGTAGCAATAAATGGTGTGGAGATTGCATCACCAGATGTATTCGCATCAGACAAGTTTGTAATACATGGTATTTCAGAAGTTTTTCCCATGGAATATGGGGAGCTGTCTAATGTGCTTTGA